One Acetobacter ghanensis DNA window includes the following coding sequences:
- a CDS encoding DUF1285 domain-containing protein: MPFLVRRDGVWLYRGSEIKRKAMSCLFGSLLTRDKQGAYLLRTPFESGLIEVEDVPFLAVELDWSGVGRMQRLCFRTNMDEVVVADAEHPIRTLWDVPAEACPEGCPPYLTVRQGDGRYPLEARLSRAVWYELAALAEPGACQGVPCMGAWSCGRFFPIARMAVDDGDA; this comes from the coding sequence CTGCCGTTTTTGGTCCGGCGGGATGGCGTGTGGCTTTACCGTGGCTCCGAAATCAAGCGGAAGGCTATGTCCTGCCTGTTTGGCTCCCTCCTCACGCGGGACAAGCAGGGTGCGTACCTGCTGCGTACACCGTTTGAGAGCGGGCTGATTGAGGTTGAGGATGTTCCTTTTCTGGCGGTGGAGCTGGACTGGAGCGGTGTGGGGCGGATGCAGCGCCTCTGTTTCCGCACCAATATGGACGAGGTGGTGGTGGCGGATGCCGAACACCCGATTCGGACCTTGTGGGATGTTCCAGCCGAAGCCTGCCCGGAGGGATGCCCGCCATACTTGACCGTGCGACAGGGGGATGGGCGTTACCCGCTGGAAGCACGTCTGTCCCGCGCGGTATGGTACGAACTGGCTGCCTTGGCCGAGCCGGGAGCCTGTCAGGGTGTGCCCTGCATGGGGGCCTGGAGCTGCGGCCGCTTTTTCCCCATTGCGCGTATGGCGGTCGATGATGGAGACGCATAA
- a CDS encoding efflux RND transporter periplasmic adaptor subunit, giving the protein MTRNEVETDDAFTAGRAITIAPHVSGYVTELLVNDNQFVRKGQVLARIDPRDWEADRDKAAAQLANAQAAAQASDMMHRVALLEFPGKLLQAQGQLADAKAQLFKAETDYRRQHGVERAATSQQAIDYAKAALETAQARVMASEGAVQMAEPVQPNIENAAVQISQQEAQVKAAQAALVSAALNVEWTVIRAPHDGWISQRNIEQGNYVRQGQSLFAIVEPEVWVVANYKETQVTRMRPGQKVDIRVDAYPSLKLHGHIDSLQKGTGATFSAFPPENATGNYVKIVQRLPVKILIDEGLDPDQPLALGLSVEPTVHVDTQGHSDAPPRGGEDNGGQVAP; this is encoded by the coding sequence ATGACCCGTAATGAGGTGGAAACGGATGATGCCTTTACCGCAGGCCGGGCCATTACCATTGCGCCGCATGTGAGCGGTTATGTGACCGAACTGCTGGTGAACGATAACCAGTTTGTGCGCAAAGGGCAGGTTCTTGCCCGTATTGACCCGCGCGACTGGGAAGCGGATAGGGACAAAGCTGCCGCTCAGTTGGCCAATGCACAGGCTGCGGCCCAGGCGAGCGATATGATGCACCGTGTCGCGTTGCTGGAATTCCCAGGTAAGCTGTTGCAGGCTCAGGGGCAGTTGGCCGATGCTAAAGCCCAGTTGTTCAAGGCGGAGACGGATTACCGCCGCCAGCACGGTGTTGAGCGTGCTGCAACGTCCCAGCAGGCGATAGATTACGCCAAGGCTGCGTTGGAAACAGCGCAGGCGCGCGTTATGGCATCCGAAGGTGCCGTGCAAATGGCGGAACCTGTGCAGCCGAATATTGAAAACGCAGCTGTGCAGATTTCGCAGCAGGAAGCGCAGGTCAAGGCGGCGCAGGCCGCTCTGGTGTCCGCCGCACTGAATGTGGAATGGACCGTTATCCGTGCCCCGCATGATGGCTGGATTTCGCAGCGTAATATTGAACAGGGCAACTATGTCCGTCAGGGGCAGAGCCTGTTTGCTATTGTTGAGCCAGAAGTCTGGGTTGTTGCTAACTATAAGGAAACACAGGTCACCAGAATGCGCCCCGGCCAGAAGGTGGACATTCGGGTTGATGCTTACCCCAGCCTCAAGCTGCACGGGCATATTGATTCCCTGCAAAAAGGCACAGGGGCAACGTTTAGTGCGTTCCCGCCCGAAAATGCGACTGGCAACTACGTCAAGATTGTGCAGCGCTTACCTGTTAAAATCCTGATTGATGAAGGTCTGGACCCTGACCAGCCGCTGGCTCTTGGTCTGTCTGTTGAACCGACTGTTCATGTGGATACGCAAGGCCATTCCGATGCCCCGCCTCGTGGTGGTGAGGATAACGGCGGGCAGGTTGCTCCATGA
- a CDS encoding DHA2 family efflux MFS transporter permease subunit, whose protein sequence is MSGQADAAAAGWKPKHNPWTVAFVVTMAAFMEILDTTIVNVSLPHIAGSLSSTYDDATWTLTAYLVANGIVLTISGWLGKVFGRKHYFLICITMFTVSSFLCGMATSLGELVVFRLMQGFFGGGLQPNQQSIILDSFPPAKRAAAFGLTAIAAVVGPVIGPTLGGWITDNFSWRWIFFINVPFGFLTTLGVMAVVEDPPWARKQKAPVDVIGISLITLGFSCLEVMVDRGEDADWFGSNFIRIMGVLAFLGLTGAVFWLLHTDKPAVDLRVFKDRNFAVGTALMGAMGALLYASAIVVPQFAQQVMGYTATLSGLLLSPGGIAVIVLIPIVGRLMTMTSVRNVIAIGFGLMGIALFYSAQLLPLLDFQHLMLFRMSQTACLAFLFVPLSTIAYSTIPERLNPDASAMFSMARNVLGSLAISGATALLMERKQAHQSYTVQWMTPFHEPFNAYQDQVRQVALARGAPEGLADSVAQHTLFKEFTRQVAMLSYNEVFMILGIGAFLCVPLCFLLSPLRGDGKARGAH, encoded by the coding sequence ATGAGCGGACAGGCTGACGCAGCAGCAGCAGGGTGGAAGCCAAAGCATAATCCGTGGACGGTTGCTTTTGTGGTGACCATGGCGGCGTTCATGGAAATTCTGGACACCACCATTGTCAACGTTTCCCTGCCGCATATCGCGGGCAGCCTTTCCAGCACGTATGATGATGCAACGTGGACGCTAACGGCCTATCTGGTTGCCAACGGCATTGTGCTCACCATTTCGGGCTGGTTGGGAAAAGTGTTTGGCCGCAAACACTATTTTCTCATCTGTATTACCATGTTCACCGTGTCGTCCTTTTTGTGCGGTATGGCGACCAGTCTGGGTGAGCTGGTTGTTTTCAGGCTTATGCAGGGGTTTTTTGGTGGGGGGCTTCAACCTAACCAGCAATCCATTATTCTGGACAGCTTCCCTCCCGCTAAACGTGCCGCAGCTTTTGGGCTTACAGCCATTGCTGCGGTTGTGGGGCCGGTTATTGGCCCAACCTTGGGCGGGTGGATTACGGATAACTTCTCATGGCGGTGGATCTTTTTCATTAACGTGCCATTTGGTTTTTTGACCACCCTTGGGGTTATGGCCGTTGTGGAAGACCCGCCGTGGGCGCGGAAGCAGAAGGCCCCCGTGGATGTTATTGGTATCAGCCTGATTACCCTTGGGTTTAGCTGCCTTGAAGTTATGGTGGACCGCGGGGAAGATGCGGACTGGTTTGGCTCCAATTTTATCCGCATTATGGGCGTTCTGGCTTTTCTGGGTCTGACAGGGGCAGTTTTCTGGCTGCTTCATACGGATAAACCCGCTGTGGACCTGCGGGTTTTTAAAGACCGGAACTTTGCTGTCGGTACGGCTCTTATGGGAGCCATGGGGGCACTGTTGTATGCCTCGGCCATTGTGGTGCCGCAGTTTGCTCAGCAGGTTATGGGGTACACGGCGACACTGTCCGGCCTGCTGCTGTCCCCCGGTGGTATAGCCGTTATTGTGCTTATCCCCATTGTGGGCAGGCTTATGACCATGACCAGCGTGCGCAATGTTATTGCCATAGGTTTTGGACTTATGGGGATAGCCCTGTTCTATTCTGCCCAGTTGCTGCCGTTGCTGGATTTTCAGCACCTTATGCTTTTCCGTATGAGCCAGACGGCCTGCCTTGCCTTCCTGTTTGTGCCTCTGTCCACCATTGCGTATTCGACTATTCCCGAGCGGTTGAACCCCGATGCTTCAGCCATGTTCAGTATGGCGCGTAACGTTTTGGGGTCTTTGGCTATTTCGGGTGCAACGGCGCTGCTGATGGAGCGCAAGCAGGCGCACCAGTCCTACACAGTGCAGTGGATGACGCCGTTTCATGAGCCATTCAATGCGTATCAGGATCAGGTGCGGCAGGTTGCTCTGGCCCGTGGTGCGCCAGAAGGCTTGGCGGATTCCGTAGCGCAGCACACTTTGTTTAAGGAATTTACGCGGCAGGTTGCCATGTTGTCCTACAATGAGGTGTTCATGATTTTGGGGATTGGCGCATTTTTGTGCGTGCCGCTGTGCTTCCTGCTTTCTCCTTTGCGTGGAGATGGAAAAGCACGTGGAGCACACTGA
- a CDS encoding DUF58 domain-containing protein, giving the protein MSRSRSFPNTVWRWLSGEHNAEAGGYAGGGQNTATPLAATADIACQAQTLATRMPDLLLHASQMATTLASGLHPQRRAGWGDTFWQYRPAQPGEPVNRIDWRQSARTARAHVRETEAEAAQTILLWCDFSGSMQWRSTNTLPGKLDRAVLLLLSMAALLLRNGERVQLLSPTGITPLPPASSALERLALGLCTLATNSHATDAALPAPILVPRRARLLLASDLLCPEAALQDCLRQLAAHPARAYLLHMTDPAENTLPYSGRTEFSGLEQEAPLELPHVQSLRDDYGNLVAARTHWLDQTTSRSGHSIVHHQTDMALLPTLLALHAQMSQRV; this is encoded by the coding sequence GTGAGCCGGTCCAGATCGTTCCCCAACACTGTGTGGCGCTGGCTTTCTGGCGAACATAACGCTGAGGCTGGCGGGTACGCAGGAGGGGGCCAAAACACAGCAACCCCGCTTGCCGCCACGGCGGACATAGCGTGCCAAGCCCAGACACTGGCCACCCGTATGCCAGACCTGCTGCTTCATGCCAGCCAGATGGCCACCACCCTTGCCTCTGGCCTGCACCCCCAGCGCCGCGCGGGGTGGGGAGATACATTCTGGCAATACAGGCCCGCACAGCCGGGGGAACCGGTTAACCGGATCGACTGGCGCCAGTCCGCCCGCACCGCCCGCGCCCATGTGCGTGAGACAGAAGCCGAAGCCGCGCAAACGATCCTGCTGTGGTGCGATTTTTCAGGTTCCATGCAGTGGCGGTCCACCAACACGCTGCCCGGCAAGCTCGACCGTGCCGTTCTGCTCTTGCTCAGCATGGCCGCACTCCTGCTGCGCAATGGTGAGCGGGTGCAGCTTCTCTCCCCTACCGGCATTACACCTCTGCCGCCTGCCTCTTCTGCGCTAGAACGTCTGGCTCTTGGGCTTTGCACACTAGCGACCAACAGCCACGCAACAGATGCGGCTTTGCCTGCCCCCATTCTGGTTCCACGGCGTGCACGGCTGCTCCTCGCCAGTGATCTGCTCTGCCCCGAAGCTGCGTTGCAGGATTGCCTGCGCCAACTGGCGGCCCACCCGGCCCGCGCCTACCTGCTCCATATGACCGACCCGGCAGAAAACACATTGCCGTATTCCGGTCGCACCGAATTTTCGGGCCTTGAGCAGGAGGCACCGCTGGAACTGCCCCATGTGCAGAGCCTGCGGGACGATTATGGAAACCTTGTTGCCGCCCGCACCCACTGGCTTGACCAAACCACAAGCCGCTCCGGCCACTCCATTGTGCACCATCAGACCGATATGGCCCTGCTTCCCACGCTACTGGCACTCCATGCCCAGATGAGCCAACGCGTATGA
- a CDS encoding RNA pyrophosphohydrolase → MPVDPNSLPYRPNVGALIFNAEGRVFIARRTDMPGAGGPLSEGTWQCPQGGIDEGEDPRTAVLREVGEEIGTDRVTILAEHPDWIQYDLPDALIGHALGGRYRGQTQKWFALRFTGTESDIQLDSHLPAEFDAWMWVDLASLPSHSVGFKKPIYERLVKDFGQFAVAG, encoded by the coding sequence ATGCCAGTGGACCCGAACAGCCTACCTTACCGCCCCAATGTCGGCGCTCTGATTTTTAATGCAGAGGGCCGTGTTTTTATTGCCCGTCGTACGGATATGCCGGGTGCTGGCGGCCCTCTTTCGGAAGGGACATGGCAGTGCCCACAGGGTGGGATAGACGAAGGGGAAGACCCCCGCACTGCGGTATTGCGCGAGGTGGGGGAAGAAATCGGCACGGACCGTGTTACCATTCTGGCCGAACACCCAGACTGGATTCAATACGACCTTCCTGATGCCCTGATTGGCCATGCCCTTGGTGGCCGTTACCGTGGACAAACCCAAAAGTGGTTTGCCTTGCGGTTTACCGGCACAGAATCCGACATTCAGCTAGATAGCCACCTCCCTGCTGAATTTGACGCATGGATGTGGGTAGATCTGGCATCTTTGCCTAGCCACTCTGTCGGTTTTAAAAAACCCATCTATGAGAGACTGGTCAAAGATTTTGGCCAGTTTGCTGTTGCGGGCTAA
- a CDS encoding AAA family ATPase, translated as MTTSDAPFPAQQPSSPPEVREADRICERLAAVQQEISTVIFGQDQTIRQTLTTVLAGGHALLVGAPGLGKTLLVTTLGTVLGLNARRVQFTPDLMPSDITGSEILDEDASGHRSFRFVQGPVFSQLLMADEINRASPRTQSALLQAMQEHHVTVAGVEYPLPRPFHVLATQNPMEQEGTYPLPEAQLDRFMLQIGLTFPDAGSERAMLLATTGAQDKRAQQVIDAATLMQAQDLVRRMPVGEKVLDAIINLVRAARPQSTPDATLREQIAWGPGPRAAQTLMLATRARALLDGRLSPGLEDVAALARPVLAHRMALTFAARAAGVTPEDIVARLVKTLG; from the coding sequence ATGACCACATCAGACGCACCGTTCCCGGCACAACAGCCTTCCTCCCCCCCAGAAGTAAGGGAGGCAGATCGTATCTGTGAACGGCTTGCCGCCGTCCAGCAGGAAATTTCAACCGTCATTTTCGGGCAGGATCAAACAATCCGCCAGACTCTGACCACTGTTCTGGCTGGTGGCCATGCCCTGCTGGTTGGGGCTCCCGGTCTGGGCAAGACATTACTGGTGACCACCCTTGGCACCGTACTGGGGCTAAACGCCCGTCGCGTACAGTTTACCCCCGACCTGATGCCCTCCGACATTACGGGCAGCGAAATTCTGGATGAGGATGCCAGCGGCCACCGCAGCTTCCGCTTTGTGCAGGGGCCGGTGTTCAGTCAGTTGCTGATGGCGGATGAAATAAACCGCGCAAGCCCACGCACCCAGTCCGCCCTGCTACAGGCCATGCAGGAACACCACGTCACCGTAGCGGGGGTGGAATACCCGCTGCCCCGCCCGTTCCACGTTCTGGCAACACAAAACCCCATGGAGCAGGAAGGCACCTACCCGCTCCCCGAAGCGCAGCTTGATCGCTTCATGCTCCAGATCGGGCTGACTTTCCCCGATGCCGGTTCCGAACGCGCCATGCTGCTGGCAACAACCGGCGCGCAGGACAAACGCGCCCAGCAGGTTATAGATGCGGCAACCCTTATGCAGGCGCAGGACCTCGTCCGCCGTATGCCGGTAGGGGAAAAAGTGCTGGACGCTATTATCAACCTTGTCCGCGCAGCACGCCCCCAGAGCACGCCCGACGCCACCCTGCGTGAGCAGATTGCATGGGGCCCCGGCCCCCGTGCAGCACAGACACTCATGCTGGCCACCCGCGCCCGCGCACTGCTGGACGGCAGGCTCTCCCCCGGTCTGGAAGACGTCGCGGCACTGGCCCGCCCCGTACTGGCCCACCGTATGGCGCTAACTTTTGCCGCCCGGGCCGCGGGCGTAACACCGGAAGATATTGTGGCCCGGCTGGTCAAGACTCTGGGCTGA
- a CDS encoding DUF4159 domain-containing protein — translation MIFQSPILLSALICLPLVWWLLRATPPRARQQAFPPIAFLARLHPKETEAARSPPWLLLLRLLAISLLIVGFARPFIPGNREQVLTQGPVLLVLDDGMLSAVDWAERMATAQSIVDDAERTRSSLLVMGTAPQADEAAGPTAPAPQPAAAVRQMLNSRHPNPWPTDREQAAQHILHLPAIPFARIVYLADTVATKGDNAFAQALHARGAVQEIRFSAQANMALVPTPVTTDGVMARLIVQPFNQPRLLHVAARATDGGTLAVVPVPVAANATQADVKVNLPVAVRNRIDTLNVQGVASAATTVLLDENTRLRPVGLLSTGGADTPLIGSIFYLRRALAPLSDLHEGNLESLLSRPLSVLIAPDGTLAGAQSQKTVLEWIKNGGTLIRFAGPALAGSQHDADTPAPSDTTQNLLPIPLLDGARQLGGSMTWGTPQQLAPFDQTSPFRGLSIPGDVTVSRQVLASPSADLEQHVWARLADGTPLVTHAELGKGEVILFHVSSTADWSNLPLSGLFVAMLQRLTEHANGLSIPADNAMLAPAITLDGEGMAGPPPPTARGIPGNVFATTSVSPTHPPGLYGPTDGRRALNAASGIDSLQPAAPVGTITDSSGQQADKPLGRYCLLVALLLLLLDGLAVGLMRAGKLPVHRGAAPLLVLFAALCATPHPAHAQNSDTSVTNRVPAAALETRLGYIVSGHEDVDEASRQGLQGLSDFVNARTSAVMGHPDAVHPGTDDLSYYPLLYWPITADATTTPAMTAALNTFMAHGGILLIDTQGQDSSNSNADSGFTADAPGTSAALRRVTTGLLVPPLVVMTDHHLLAHTFYLLHDFPGRYAGQPIWVAKEGDAENDDVSPVIIGSADWAHAWAVDGTGNTPFAVIPGGSDQRLQAYRFGLNTVIYALTGSYKADQVHVPMLLKRLEDRP, via the coding sequence ATGATTTTTCAGTCCCCCATCCTGCTGTCTGCCCTGATTTGCCTGCCATTAGTCTGGTGGCTACTCCGCGCCACACCTCCGCGCGCACGCCAGCAGGCTTTTCCACCCATTGCGTTTTTGGCCAGACTGCACCCGAAGGAAACAGAGGCGGCACGTTCTCCCCCGTGGCTTCTGCTGCTCCGCCTTCTGGCCATCAGCCTGCTGATTGTGGGTTTTGCGCGCCCGTTTATTCCCGGCAACCGTGAACAGGTGCTAACCCAAGGGCCTGTTCTGCTGGTTCTGGATGATGGCATGTTGAGTGCTGTGGACTGGGCCGAGCGCATGGCAACCGCGCAAAGCATTGTGGATGATGCTGAACGCACACGCTCCAGCCTGCTTGTCATGGGGACAGCGCCTCAGGCGGATGAGGCCGCAGGCCCGACCGCTCCTGCCCCACAACCGGCCGCCGCCGTACGGCAGATGCTTAACAGCCGCCACCCCAACCCGTGGCCAACAGATCGGGAACAGGCTGCACAGCATATCCTGCACCTGCCTGCCATACCCTTTGCCCGGATTGTGTATCTGGCTGATACCGTGGCCACAAAAGGGGATAATGCTTTTGCACAGGCCCTTCATGCACGTGGGGCTGTGCAGGAAATCCGTTTTTCCGCACAGGCAAACATGGCGCTTGTACCCACCCCCGTGACAACGGATGGTGTGATGGCGCGTCTGATTGTGCAGCCTTTCAACCAACCTCGCCTTTTGCACGTAGCCGCCCGTGCAACGGATGGTGGCACGCTGGCCGTGGTCCCCGTACCAGTTGCCGCCAACGCCACGCAGGCGGATGTAAAGGTCAATCTGCCCGTTGCCGTACGCAACCGGATAGACACTCTCAACGTGCAGGGTGTTGCCAGTGCGGCCACAACCGTCCTGCTGGACGAAAATACGCGCCTGCGCCCGGTTGGCCTGTTGTCCACGGGGGGAGCAGATACGCCTCTGATCGGTTCCATCTTCTACCTTCGTCGCGCACTGGCCCCGCTCTCCGACCTGCATGAAGGTAATCTGGAATCCTTGCTCAGCCGCCCGTTATCCGTGCTGATTGCACCTGATGGAACACTGGCTGGCGCCCAGAGCCAGAAAACCGTTCTGGAATGGATAAAAAACGGCGGAACACTCATCCGTTTTGCAGGACCAGCACTTGCTGGCAGCCAGCATGATGCAGACACCCCGGCCCCATCGGACACAACGCAGAACCTCCTGCCCATCCCCCTGCTAGATGGTGCACGCCAGCTTGGTGGTTCCATGACGTGGGGCACCCCACAGCAGTTGGCTCCGTTCGATCAGACATCCCCGTTCAGAGGGTTAAGCATTCCCGGCGATGTCACGGTCTCACGTCAGGTATTGGCCAGCCCATCTGCAGATCTGGAGCAACACGTATGGGCGCGGCTGGCGGATGGCACACCACTGGTAACCCATGCCGAACTGGGCAAGGGGGAGGTTATTCTGTTCCATGTCAGCAGTACTGCGGACTGGTCCAACCTGCCTCTATCCGGCCTGTTTGTTGCCATGCTCCAACGCCTGACCGAACACGCCAACGGATTGAGCATTCCGGCAGACAACGCCATGTTGGCCCCGGCCATAACACTGGATGGTGAAGGCATGGCGGGACCGCCTCCCCCAACAGCGCGTGGCATACCGGGCAATGTGTTTGCCACAACATCCGTCTCTCCCACTCACCCTCCCGGCCTGTATGGCCCCACGGATGGACGCAGGGCACTTAATGCCGCCAGCGGGATAGATAGCCTACAACCTGCCGCACCGGTCGGCACCATTACGGATTCCTCCGGCCAGCAGGCAGATAAGCCGCTAGGCCGCTACTGCCTGCTGGTCGCCCTGCTGCTGTTGCTGCTGGATGGTCTGGCAGTGGGCCTTATGCGGGCGGGAAAACTCCCCGTACATCGGGGGGCCGCACCGTTGCTGGTCCTGTTTGCCGCACTGTGTGCAACACCCCACCCCGCGCACGCACAGAACTCTGATACCAGCGTAACAAACCGGGTGCCCGCCGCTGCGCTGGAAACCCGGCTCGGATACATTGTTAGCGGGCATGAGGATGTGGACGAAGCATCCCGCCAAGGGCTGCAAGGCCTATCTGACTTTGTAAATGCCCGTACATCCGCCGTTATGGGCCATCCGGATGCCGTGCACCCCGGCACGGATGACCTGAGCTACTACCCCCTGCTGTATTGGCCAATTACGGCAGACGCCACCACCACCCCGGCTATGACCGCAGCGTTGAACACCTTTATGGCCCACGGCGGTATTCTGCTGATAGACACGCAGGGGCAGGATAGCAGCAACAGCAATGCCGATAGCGGATTTACAGCGGATGCACCGGGCACCAGTGCGGCGCTACGCCGGGTCACAACCGGTCTGCTGGTTCCTCCGCTAGTGGTCATGACCGATCACCACCTGCTGGCCCACACCTTTTACCTCCTGCACGATTTTCCCGGCCGGTATGCAGGCCAGCCCATATGGGTCGCCAAGGAAGGCGATGCCGAAAATGATGATGTCAGCCCGGTCATTATTGGCTCTGCCGACTGGGCGCACGCATGGGCTGTGGACGGCACGGGCAACACACCGTTTGCCGTTATTCCCGGCGGGAGCGACCAACGGTTGCAGGCCTACCGGTTTGGGCTGAACACCGTTATTTACGCCCTGACCGGGAGCTACAAGGCTGATCAGGTACACGTGCCCATGCTCCTCAAACGGCTGGAGGACAGACCATGA
- a CDS encoding divergent polysaccharide deacetylase family protein — translation MRTPSLWQQLPANGRLFIRFWGGCLTATAALALALQVMGPPHQIAGGEDIDVSAENGNRGEAGVAHLVNIPPPQASLLEKAAGPGGFPLPKRGPHNTLPRQVYAAPHVEVPPGTPMVALLIDGVGQSDDLTKEAISSLPGQISLAVSPYVADPDAIMEAARQHQHELLLSLPMQGESGKAADASKDAPTDSEGPKALGLLLSAQQNMDNLNWSLSHLAGYVGVTNAFDGQNGGSFPNSSGFKPILTVLDQRGLLYLNATPETRMDSSDAVGSADVAINTDEDIVNIDIQLLKLQQLARQNGRAIGVLGPLRPVALACLRAWLPHLKDVGITLVPVSQLILPPDPASQPQPANNGQMRVNLSNPMPNMGAHR, via the coding sequence ATGCGTACTCCCAGCCTATGGCAGCAGCTTCCGGCTAACGGCCGGTTGTTCATCCGCTTCTGGGGGGGCTGCCTTACGGCTACCGCTGCACTGGCCCTTGCCCTACAGGTTATGGGTCCTCCCCACCAGATTGCTGGCGGGGAGGACATTGACGTCTCCGCAGAAAACGGAAACCGGGGCGAGGCCGGAGTTGCGCATCTGGTTAACATTCCGCCACCACAGGCCAGCCTGCTGGAAAAAGCTGCCGGACCGGGCGGCTTTCCTCTGCCCAAACGGGGACCACATAACACCCTGCCCCGGCAGGTTTATGCGGCTCCTCATGTAGAAGTTCCGCCCGGCACACCCATGGTGGCGTTGCTGATTGACGGTGTTGGGCAGTCTGACGACCTGACCAAAGAAGCCATTTCCTCCCTCCCCGGTCAAATATCCCTCGCTGTCTCCCCCTACGTGGCTGACCCCGATGCCATTATGGAAGCTGCACGCCAGCACCAGCACGAACTCCTGCTCTCCCTGCCTATGCAGGGCGAAAGTGGTAAAGCCGCTGATGCCAGCAAAGACGCTCCAACAGACAGTGAAGGCCCTAAAGCTCTGGGCCTCCTGCTCTCTGCCCAGCAGAACATGGATAACCTGAACTGGTCCCTGTCTCATCTGGCGGGTTATGTTGGCGTGACCAATGCGTTTGATGGGCAGAATGGCGGAAGCTTCCCCAATTCCAGCGGCTTCAAACCTATCCTGACCGTGCTGGACCAGCGTGGTCTGCTGTACCTGAATGCAACGCCTGAAACGCGGATGGACAGCAGCGATGCGGTAGGCTCCGCTGATGTTGCGATCAATACCGACGAAGATATTGTCAATATTGATATCCAGTTGCTCAAACTCCAGCAGCTTGCCCGCCAGAATGGCCGCGCCATTGGTGTGCTGGGCCCCTTGCGCCCCGTTGCGCTGGCTTGCCTGCGGGCATGGCTGCCGCACCTCAAGGACGTTGGCATAACACTGGTGCCAGTCAGCCAGCTTATTTTGCCGCCAGACCCGGCCAGTCAGCCCCAGCCGGCCAATAATGGGCAGATGCGCGTCAACCTTTCCAACCCAATGCCTAACATGGGGGCGCACCGTTAA
- a CDS encoding CCA tRNA nucleotidyltransferase, with amino-acid sequence METHNPIISRLNAQQQAALARLWTVLPAMRLVGGVVRDLLAGRPIADIDLATPEPPTQVMERLQAHGIHVVATGLQHGTVTAVLEGIPYEITTLRCDVETDGRHAVVRWTQDWRQDAERRDFTINAMSVDQADELYDYFDGQADLAAGQVRFVGQAATRIEEDALRILRFFRFYGRYGQGEPDQQAMQAIASGAALLDGLSVERIWMELRRILTGPNVAAILHYMDQTGVLARILPEGRALARCLRLLDYGAPANAVLRLVGLSTDAPAVARRLKFSRAEAGQVRAFGQATPMPEPGMADDDLRRLLADEPYDVLEGRVWLHQAEQVRTPDENTAFAQLRQRLQHIAPPIFPVAGRDVVALGGQAGPEIGRVIGLVRQWWLDGGCRAGAEACRMQIKHLLGAKAEQS; translated from the coding sequence ATGGAGACGCATAATCCCATTATCAGCAGGCTGAACGCACAGCAGCAGGCGGCGTTGGCGCGGCTATGGACGGTTTTGCCCGCCATGCGGCTAGTCGGCGGCGTTGTGCGTGACCTGCTGGCTGGGCGACCCATTGCCGATATTGATCTGGCTACGCCTGAACCACCCACGCAGGTTATGGAGCGCCTTCAGGCGCACGGCATCCATGTGGTGGCGACCGGCCTGCAACATGGCACCGTTACAGCCGTGCTGGAGGGGATTCCTTACGAAATCACCACCCTCAGATGTGATGTGGAAACCGATGGACGACATGCCGTTGTGCGCTGGACGCAGGACTGGCGGCAGGATGCCGAGCGGCGGGATTTTACCATAAACGCCATGTCGGTCGATCAGGCCGATGAGCTGTACGACTATTTTGACGGGCAGGCGGATCTGGCGGCCGGGCAGGTGCGTTTTGTGGGGCAGGCAGCCACGCGAATAGAAGAGGATGCGCTGCGTATCCTGCGTTTTTTCAGGTTTTATGGTCGCTACGGGCAAGGCGAGCCGGACCAGCAGGCCATGCAGGCCATAGCATCTGGCGCTGCCTTGCTGGATGGCCTGTCCGTCGAGCGGATATGGATGGAATTGCGGCGGATTCTGACCGGGCCAAACGTGGCGGCTATTCTGCACTATATGGATCAGACCGGTGTGCTGGCGCGTATTCTGCCGGAGGGGCGGGCACTGGCGCGGTGCCTGCGTCTGTTGGACTATGGCGCACCAGCCAACGCAGTGCTCAGGCTGGTAGGGTTGAGCACGGACGCACCCGCTGTGGCCCGTCGTCTGAAGTTCTCCCGCGCTGAAGCCGGGCAGGTCCGGGCATTTGGTCAGGCTACTCCCATGCCCGAACCGGGCATGGCGGATGATGATCTGCGGCGTCTTCTGGCGGATGAACCCTATGATGTGCTGGAGGGGCGGGTATGGCTGCATCAGGCGGAACAGGTCAGAACGCCTGATGAAAATACGGCGTTTGCACAGCTTAGGCAGAGGTTGCAGCACATTGCGCCACCGATTTTCCCTGTTGCCGGGCGGGATGTTGTCGCCTTGGGTGGGCAGGCTGGGCCAGAAATAGGGCGGGTTATAGGGCTTGTCCGCCAGTGGTGGCTGGACGGAGGGTGCCGTGCAGGGGCGGAAGCCTGCCGGATGCAGATAAAGCACCTTCTGGGCGCAAAAGCGGAACAAAGCTGA